In Myxococcota bacterium, the genomic stretch GCACGTGGGTGACTCCGTCACGCGCGCGATCCGGGTCGAAGCGGACGGCACGCCAGGCATGTTCCTGCCGCCGCTTGCGCTGGGCGAGGTCTCCGGCCTCTCCGCCTACCCGAAGGCTCCCGACGTCGACGATGCGCGGCGGATCGACGCCACGACCTACGTCGCGCAAGCTCGCGGCCACTACGCGCTGCCTGAAGTCAGCCTGCGCTGGTTCGACCTCGACACGAAGGCGCTGCGCAGCGCGCGCGCCCCGGCGGTCGAGCTGCACGTCCTGCCGGCGCCTGCGGCTCCGCCGGAGTTCGCGTTGCCAGAAGACGCTCGGGCGCGGCGGGGCCTGGTGGCCGCCGCCGGTGTGGGAGCGCTCGCGCTGGCCTTCTGGCTCCGGCCGCGCCTGGCGCACACGGTGACTGTGCTGCAGCAACGCCGCCAGGCGCGCAGGCGCGCGCGCGAGGCTTCCGAAGCCTGGGCGTTCGCGCGGCTGCGGGCGGCGCTGCGCCGCGGGGACCGCGCGGCCGCGGTGCCTGCGCTCTACCGCTGGCTCGATCGCGTGCCCGGGGCCGGCGCGCCGGCCGAGGTCGAGACCGCCGTCGCCGTGGCGCACGAGCCGGAGTTCGCGCGCGCCGCGCCCGCGTTCCTCGCGCGCGCGTTCGGCGCAAGTGACTCCGCGGTCGCGGACGCGGCCGCCCTGGGGCGAGCCGTCGGCGCGGCGCGCCCCCGCCTGCTCGCGCCCGCGGGCGCCACTCACTCCGCTGGCAGCGGCCTTCCGCCGCTGAACCCGACTTGACCCCAGAGAACCACCGCACGCTCGCGCTCCTGGCCGGCGCAGCCACAGTCGTCGCGGCCGGCTCGTTCCTGCTCTTCCACTCGCCGCGCGTCGCCAAGCCCATCGCGGCGGCCGCGCCCGCAGCGGAGGCGCCGGTCACGCTCGAGTACGTGGGCAGCGACCTGTGCGGGACCTGCCACGGCCCGGAGGCCGGCGCCTGGCGGGAGTCACAGCATGCGCGTGCCATGCAGACCGCCGACCCGAGTCACGTGCTGGCCGCCACGGTCGGCGGCCCGCTGCGCGCGAAGAACGGCCGCTACTCGATGGCGGTCAACGGGCCCGACGGCAAGCCCGGCACCTTCCCGGTGAAGTACACCTTCGGCCTCGACCCGCTGCAGCAGTATCTGATCGAGCTGCCCGGCGGGCGGCTGCAGGCCTACACCTGGGCCTGGGACGTGCGCGCGCGGCGCTGGTTCGACCTGTACCCGCACGAGAAGCTCGTGGCCGGCGACGAGCTGCACTGGACCGGCCGGCAACAGAACTGGAACTACATGTGCGCCGACTGTCACTCGACCGACGTGCGCAAGCGCTACGACCCGGCGAGCGGCAGCTTCGATACGCGCTTCGCCGAGATCTCGGTCGGCTGCGAGTCGTGCCACGGGCCGGGCTCGCGCCACGTCGCCTGGATGCGGGCGCGCCGCACCGATGGCACGGGGCTGTCGGTGTCGTTGCGCGAGCGCGTCGGCGTGCAGTGGACCCCGAGCCCGATCAGCGGCACGGCCGCGCGCAGCGCGCCGCGCAAGACCGAGACCGAGATCGAGATGTGCGCGCAGTGTCACTCGCGGCGCTCGCAGATTGCCGAAGGCTACCGTGCGGGCGCGCCCTTCCTCGACCACTACCGTCCGGCGTTCCTGACTCCGCCCCTCTACCACTCCGACGGCCAGCAGCGCGACGAGGTGTACACCTGGGGCTCGTTCCTGCAGAGCAAGATGTACGCGAAGGGAGTCACGTGCAGCGACTGCCACGAGCCGCATTCGTCCGGCCTGCGCGTCGAAGGCAACGGCCTGTGCGCGCAGTGCCACGACCGAGCGCGTTTCGACACCCGCGCGCACCACCACCACTCGCCCAGCTCCGCGGGCGCGGCGTGCGTGGCGTGTCACATGCCGGCCACGACGTACATGCAGATCGATCCGCGCCGCGACCACAGCCTGCGCGTGCCTCGCCCGGCCGAGGCGGTCGCCCTGGGCGTGCCGCAGCCCTGTGAGTCGTGCCACAAGGGCAAGGGGGCGGCCTGGGCGGCCGCCACGGTGCGCGCCTGGACCGGGCACGACCCCAGCGGCTTCCAGCGCTTCGCCGCGGTCTTCCACGACGCCGAGCTCGACAAGCCGGGCTCGGCGAAGTCACTCGCCGCGCTGGCGTCCGATGCGGCGCAGCCGGCGATCGTGCGCGCCTCGGCGCTGGAACGGCTCGAGGGCGCGGTCGACCCGGCGGTGACCGACGCGGTGACCCAGGGGGTGCAGGACCCGAGCGCGCTGGTGCGGCTCGCCGCGATCGACGTGGCCGCGCGCCTCCCGCAGTCGCCGCGCGCGGTCGCGCTGCTTCCGCTGCTCTCCGACCCGACCCTGGCCGTGCGCATCTCCGCGGCCGACGCGCTGGCCGAGCTCGGCGACTCACAGGTGCCCGAGGCACGGCGCGCCGCTCGCACGCGCGCTGCCGAGGAGTACGTCGCGGCGCAGCGCTACGCGGCCGACCGGCCCGAGGCGCGCGTGAACCTGGGCACCTACTACGCGCGCCGCGAGGAGTACGACGCGGCCCAGCTCGAGTTCCGCGCCGCGCTGGCGCTCGACCCGAAGTGGGTCCCCGCGTACGTGAACGGGGCCGACGCGTTCCGCGCCCAGGGCCGCGACGACGAGGCGAAGCGCGTGCTCGAGGAGGCGCGCAGCCGCGCCCCCGCCAACGCGGACGTGGAGTACGCGCTGGGGCTCACCGAGGTGCGGCTGCGCGAGCGCGACAAGGCCATCGACGCGCTGCAGCGCGCGGTGAAGCTCGGCCCCGACCAGCCGAGATACACCTACACCCTGGCGATCGCGCTCCACTCCTTCGAGCGCACGCCCGACGCGCTGCGCCTGCTCGACGCCGCGGCGAAGAAGTGGCCCGCCAACCGCAACGTGCTGCTGGCGCGCGCCACGATCCTGCGCGACTCGGGCCAGCGCGATCCGGCGCGCAAGGCCGCCGAGGACCTGCTGCGCGCCTACCCGGGCGACGAGGACGCGCAGGCGCTGATCGAGCAGCTCAGCGCGAAGTGAGTCCCGCCCTCAGTCGAGCTGCATCGCGCCCATCATGGCGCGCACGCGCTGGTGGAAGTCGTAGGGGTAGACGAGCTCGAGCTTCGAGGCTTCGTCCAGGCGCTTGGCCTGCTCCTCGGGAATCACCAGGTCGGCCGCGCCCAGATTGTCTTCGAGCTGGTCGAGCGTGCGCGCGCCGAAGATCGGCGAAGTGACTCCCTTCTGCGACGCGCACCAGCCCAGCGCGATCTGACTGGGGGTCTTGCCCAGCGCCTGCGCCACCGACTTCACGGCGTCGGCGATCGCCAGGTTCTTCTCCGAGCGGAAGCGCTCGCGGTTCATCGGGTCGACCGCCGCGCGCGAGCCGTCGGGGGCCGCGCCGCCCTTGCCGATCTTGCCGGTGAGCAGGCCGCCGCCCAGCGGGCTCCAGGGAATCACTCCGATCCCCTCCTCGAGACACAGCGGCAGGTGCTCGCGCTCGATGTAGCGGCACACCAGCGAGTACTGCGGCTGCAAGCAGTCGAAGCGCGCGGTGCCGAGCTCCTTCGCGAGCGCGGTGGCCTTCATCAGCTGCCAGGCCGAGAAGTTCGAGCAGCCGATGTAGCGCACCTTGCCCGCACGCACGCAGTCGTCGAGCGCGCGCAGTGTCTCGTCGAGCGGCGTGGTCGGGTCGTAGGCGTGCACCTGGTACAGGTCGAGGTAGTCGGTGCCCAGCCGGCGCAGGCTCGCGTCGACCGCGTCGAGAATGTGCTTGCGCGAGAGTCCCAGGTCGTTGGGCGTGGTGCCCATGGGGCCCGCGACCTTGGTCGCGAGGATCACCTGGCTGCGCTTGTTGCGGATGGCGCGGCCCGTGATCTCCTCCGAGACACCGGTCGAGTACACGTCGGCCGTGTCGACGAAGTTCCCGCCGGCGTCGAGGAAGCGCGCCACGATGCGCGCCGA encodes the following:
- a CDS encoding tetratricopeptide repeat protein; translated protein: MTPENHRTLALLAGAATVVAAGSFLLFHSPRVAKPIAAAAPAAEAPVTLEYVGSDLCGTCHGPEAGAWRESQHARAMQTADPSHVLAATVGGPLRAKNGRYSMAVNGPDGKPGTFPVKYTFGLDPLQQYLIELPGGRLQAYTWAWDVRARRWFDLYPHEKLVAGDELHWTGRQQNWNYMCADCHSTDVRKRYDPASGSFDTRFAEISVGCESCHGPGSRHVAWMRARRTDGTGLSVSLRERVGVQWTPSPISGTAARSAPRKTETEIEMCAQCHSRRSQIAEGYRAGAPFLDHYRPAFLTPPLYHSDGQQRDEVYTWGSFLQSKMYAKGVTCSDCHEPHSSGLRVEGNGLCAQCHDRARFDTRAHHHHSPSSAGAACVACHMPATTYMQIDPRRDHSLRVPRPAEAVALGVPQPCESCHKGKGAAWAAATVRAWTGHDPSGFQRFAAVFHDAELDKPGSAKSLAALASDAAQPAIVRASALERLEGAVDPAVTDAVTQGVQDPSALVRLAAIDVAARLPQSPRAVALLPLLSDPTLAVRISAADALAELGDSQVPEARRAARTRAAEEYVAAQRYAADRPEARVNLGTYYARREEYDAAQLEFRAALALDPKWVPAYVNGADAFRAQGRDDEAKRVLEEARSRAPANADVEYALGLTEVRLRERDKAIDALQRAVKLGPDQPRYTYTLAIALHSFERTPDALRLLDAAAKKWPANRNVLLARATILRDSGQRDPARKAAEDLLRAYPGDEDAQALIEQLSAK
- a CDS encoding aldo/keto reductase gives rise to the protein MKLRKLGRTGLKVSNLCLGTMTFGNTTWGCDEPTSARIVARFLDAGGNFVDTADVYSTGVSEEITGRAIRNKRSQVILATKVAGPMGTTPNDLGLSRKHILDAVDASLRRLGTDYLDLYQVHAYDPTTPLDETLRALDDCVRAGKVRYIGCSNFSAWQLMKATALAKELGTARFDCLQPQYSLVCRYIEREHLPLCLEEGIGVIPWSPLGGGLLTGKIGKGGAAPDGSRAAVDPMNRERFRSEKNLAIADAVKSVAQALGKTPSQIALGWCASQKGVTSPIFGARTLDQLEDNLGAADLVIPEEQAKRLDEASKLELVYPYDFHQRVRAMMGAMQLD